The DNA window GCGTATGCCATTGACGTTCCAACAAGCGATTTTCATAAATGGACCCCTTGATACGATTCTTTTCTATAGCGGCTCTTTTGCTTTGTCTATCCTTGGGCGCGGCGGCTGAGGCCAAGGGCAGCGGAGCCATTCCCTTCCATCTTCAGCAGCAAGCTTCGGGAAAGTCCTTGAGCCCGGCCGAGCTCTCGCGTCAGGTCGAAAGCCGGATCTTCGAGGGCACCAATGGGGTCCGCGAGGCCAAGAAGCTCAAGCGGCTGGGCTCCGAGGAGCTCCTGGTCAAGGCCGCCCGGGACCATGCCCAGGACATGATGAAGCGCAACTACCTTTCCCATAACAGTCCCGAGAAGAAAACGGTGATCGACCGCTTGCGCAAGTATCAGCCCAAGCTCGAGCGG is part of the bacterium genome and encodes:
- a CDS encoding CAP domain-containing protein — protein: MLCLSLGAAAEAKGSGAIPFHLQQQASGKSLSPAELSRQVESRIFEGTNGVREAKKLKRLGSEELLVKAARDHAQDMMKRNYLSHNSPEKKTVIDRLRKYQPKLERSVGENLHTISSAQGLFDPRAIADQMMDDWMNSSSHRKNILSKKYEYLGVGCTSDGQRIFCVQVFAGP